A genomic stretch from Desulfotignum balticum DSM 7044 includes:
- the panB gene encoding 3-methyl-2-oxobutanoate hydroxymethyltransferase, which yields MKKKKLTRWDLQNKKQAGEKVVWITAYDYWNATFAEAAGMDMILVGDSLGMCVYGYEGTVPVTMDQCIVHSEAVRRGAANTFIIGDMPFLSYQVSVPDAVRNAGRFHKEAGVDAIKLEGGKRVCPQIQAIADGGMLVMGHIGLTPQSSGQLGGFKAQGRTAEAAAELIADAKSIQDAGAFALLVEAVPPEVCGIIRDTLTIPVYSIGAGIEADGQLMISADVAGVFQAFTPKFVKKYENLGEKTIQAFSAYRKDVLDGSFPAPEHTYKMKEGELDKLKTLLK from the coding sequence ATGAAAAAGAAAAAACTGACCCGATGGGACCTGCAGAACAAAAAACAGGCCGGAGAAAAAGTCGTCTGGATCACGGCCTATGATTACTGGAACGCAACCTTTGCCGAAGCCGCAGGCATGGACATGATCCTGGTGGGAGATTCTCTGGGCATGTGTGTATACGGCTATGAAGGCACGGTACCCGTAACCATGGACCAGTGTATTGTCCACAGTGAAGCCGTGCGCAGGGGCGCTGCAAACACATTTATCATCGGCGACATGCCGTTTTTGTCCTACCAGGTCAGTGTGCCGGATGCGGTGCGCAATGCCGGCCGGTTTCACAAGGAGGCCGGGGTGGATGCCATCAAACTGGAAGGCGGCAAACGGGTGTGTCCCCAGATCCAGGCCATTGCCGACGGCGGCATGCTGGTGATGGGTCATATCGGGCTGACCCCCCAAAGTTCCGGACAACTGGGGGGATTCAAGGCCCAGGGCAGAACCGCTGAAGCTGCCGCTGAACTCATTGCCGATGCCAAATCCATTCAGGATGCCGGGGCATTTGCCCTGCTGGTGGAAGCCGTGCCCCCGGAGGTATGCGGGATCATCAGAGACACATTGACCATTCCCGTATACAGTATCGGCGCCGGCATCGAGGCCGACGGTCAGCTCATGATCTCTGCGGACGTGGCCGGGGTGTTCCAGGCATTCACCCCCAAATTTGTCAAAAAATACGAAAACCTGGGGGAAAAAACCATCCAGGCGTTTTCCGCATACCGCAAAGATGTGCTGGATGGCAGTTTTCCGGCACCCGAACATACTTACAAAATGAAAGAGGGTGAACTGGACAAACTCAAAACACTTTTAAAATAA
- a CDS encoding IclR family transcriptional regulator, with translation MTEKKYYNIASLEKGVRMLELLAAHGELSVSEAARLMDTNRAGSHRFISTLRDLGYVEKNSSNKYQPTLKIMTLAQKVADRFEIRRMAKPHMHRLSILYKETINLGLFKNQEIIHIDKIDSLEVLRMDSALGDKAPAYCTGLGKSILAFLPDHELDHYLNTVDRRPLAPNTITDKDEFLKELSRIRQNGYAIDDEEMTIGLRCIAAPIFDHNHYPAYAVSISGPAMRLTHRALEEVKPQILKVSEDLSYKMGS, from the coding sequence ATGACTGAAAAAAAATACTACAACATCGCCTCCCTGGAAAAAGGGGTCCGGATGCTGGAGCTTCTGGCGGCCCACGGAGAGTTGAGCGTGAGTGAGGCGGCCCGGCTCATGGACACCAACCGGGCCGGCAGCCACCGGTTCATCTCCACCCTCAGGGACCTGGGGTATGTGGAAAAAAACAGCAGCAACAAGTATCAGCCCACATTGAAAATAATGACACTGGCCCAGAAGGTGGCGGACCGGTTCGAGATCCGGCGCATGGCCAAACCCCATATGCACCGGCTGTCCATACTGTACAAGGAAACCATCAACCTGGGGCTGTTCAAGAACCAGGAAATCATCCACATCGACAAGATCGACAGCCTGGAGGTACTCCGGATGGACTCGGCCTTAGGGGACAAGGCCCCGGCCTACTGCACCGGGCTGGGAAAATCCATTTTAGCCTTTCTGCCGGACCATGAACTGGATCACTATCTGAACACGGTGGACCGCCGGCCCCTGGCCCCCAACACCATCACTGACAAGGATGAGTTTCTCAAAGAACTGTCCCGGATCCGCCAAAACGGCTATGCCATAGATGATGAAGAGATGACCATCGGGCTGCGCTGCATTGCGGCCCCCATCTTTGATCACAACCATTATCCAGCCTATGCCGTCAGCATTTCAGGACCGGCCATGCGCCTTACCCACCGGGCTCTGGAAGAAGTAAAACCCCAGATCCTCAAGGTGTCTGAAGACCTGTCCTATAAAATGGGCAGTTGA